Proteins from a genomic interval of Capsicum annuum cultivar UCD-10X-F1 chromosome 4, UCD10Xv1.1, whole genome shotgun sequence:
- the LOC107867783 gene encoding uncharacterized protein LOC107867783 isoform X1 produces the protein MLSHYLYESDFFSFCSCSFFFHQTFPMRQQFEIHLGMDYSLLWHLLQPDFAFNTVLTLSNYNRPSSEMLSQSCNIRPYNKLVPAIVPRPSRDTLSSSEVADGEVLAETLPSLQAQEKADDTTNYIIETAIEDFESIEIDQQIDNMPPETAPSAEQDHHFEDSVKDLNNGYRLRCEVLERNNGPCLPKIVLQVTNTLGCLEMFSYNCSFIFRLIPIFLMG, from the exons ATGCTGTCTCATTACTTGTATGAATCAGATTTCTTCTCCTTTTgttcatgtagttttttttttcaccaAACTTTTCCTATGCGCCAACAATTCGAAATCCATCTAG gAATGGATTACTCTTTGTTGTGGCATCTACTCCAACCTGATTTT GCCTTCAACACAGTTCTAACTCTGTCAAATTACAATCGGCCATCTTCGGAGATGTTGTCTCAATCATGCAATATTCGTCCTTACA ATAAACTGGTGCCTGCAATAGTTCCAA GACCTAGCAGAGACACTCTCTCTTCCTCTGAGGTAGCG GATGGGGAGGTTCTTGCAGAAACACTACCTTCTCTTCAAGCTCAAGAAAAAGCTGATGATACAACCAATTATATCATTGAAACAGCTATTGAGGATTTTGAATCAATTGAAATTGATCAACAA ATTGACAATATGCCACCAGAAACAGCGCCTTCTGCAGAACAAGATCATCACTTTGAGGATTCTGTCAAAGACTTAAATAATG GTTACAGATTAAGGTGTGAAGTGCTGGAAAGAAATAACGGCCCATGTTTGCCAAAAATTGTGCTACAGGTGACCAATACCTTAGGTTGTTTGGAGATGTTCTCTTATAATTGTTCTTTCATCTTCCGTTTGATCCCCATTTTTTTAATGGGATGA
- the LOC107867783 gene encoding uncharacterized protein LOC107867783 isoform X2 produces MLSHYLYESDFFSFCSCSFFFHQTFPMRQQFEIHLGMDYSLLWHLLQPDFAFNTVLTLSNYNRPSSEMLSQSCNIRPYNKLVPAIVPRPSRDTLSSSEVADGEVLAETLPSLQAQEKADDTTNYIIETAIEDFESIEIDQQIDNMPPETAPSAEQDHHFEDSVKDLNNGYRLRCEVLERNNGPCLPKIVLQIKCLLFKR; encoded by the exons ATGCTGTCTCATTACTTGTATGAATCAGATTTCTTCTCCTTTTgttcatgtagttttttttttcaccaAACTTTTCCTATGCGCCAACAATTCGAAATCCATCTAG gAATGGATTACTCTTTGTTGTGGCATCTACTCCAACCTGATTTT GCCTTCAACACAGTTCTAACTCTGTCAAATTACAATCGGCCATCTTCGGAGATGTTGTCTCAATCATGCAATATTCGTCCTTACA ATAAACTGGTGCCTGCAATAGTTCCAA GACCTAGCAGAGACACTCTCTCTTCCTCTGAGGTAGCG GATGGGGAGGTTCTTGCAGAAACACTACCTTCTCTTCAAGCTCAAGAAAAAGCTGATGATACAACCAATTATATCATTGAAACAGCTATTGAGGATTTTGAATCAATTGAAATTGATCAACAA ATTGACAATATGCCACCAGAAACAGCGCCTTCTGCAGAACAAGATCATCACTTTGAGGATTCTGTCAAAGACTTAAATAATG GTTACAGATTAAGGTGTGAAGTGCTGGAAAGAAATAACGGCCCATGTTTGCCAAAAATTGTGCTACAG ATAAAGTGTTTGCTCTTCAAAAGATAA
- the LOC107867783 gene encoding uncharacterized protein LOC107867783 isoform X4 gives MLSHYLYESDFFSFCSCSFFFHQTFPMRQQFEIHLGMDYSLLWHLLQPDFAFNTVLTLSNYNRPSSEMLSQSCNIRPYNKLVPAIVPRPSRDTLSSSEVADGEVLAETLPSLQAQEKADDTTNYIIETAIEDFESIEIDQQIDNMPPETAPSAEQDHHFEDSVKDLNNGLLQVTD, from the exons ATGCTGTCTCATTACTTGTATGAATCAGATTTCTTCTCCTTTTgttcatgtagttttttttttcaccaAACTTTTCCTATGCGCCAACAATTCGAAATCCATCTAG gAATGGATTACTCTTTGTTGTGGCATCTACTCCAACCTGATTTT GCCTTCAACACAGTTCTAACTCTGTCAAATTACAATCGGCCATCTTCGGAGATGTTGTCTCAATCATGCAATATTCGTCCTTACA ATAAACTGGTGCCTGCAATAGTTCCAA GACCTAGCAGAGACACTCTCTCTTCCTCTGAGGTAGCG GATGGGGAGGTTCTTGCAGAAACACTACCTTCTCTTCAAGCTCAAGAAAAAGCTGATGATACAACCAATTATATCATTGAAACAGCTATTGAGGATTTTGAATCAATTGAAATTGATCAACAA ATTGACAATATGCCACCAGAAACAGCGCCTTCTGCAGAACAAGATCATCACTTTGAGGATTCTGTCAAAGACTTAAATAATG GCCTGCTGCAGGTTACAGATTAA
- the LOC107867783 gene encoding uncharacterized protein LOC107867783 isoform X3, whose product MDYSLLWHLLQPDFAFNTVLTLSNYNRPSSEMLSQSCNIRPYNKLVPAIVPRPSRDTLSSSEVADGEVLAETLPSLQAQEKADDTTNYIIETAIEDFESIEIDQQIDNMPPETAPSAEQDHHFEDSVKDLNNGYRLRCEVLERNNGPCLPKIVLQVTNTLGCLEMFSYNCSFIFRLIPIFLMG is encoded by the exons ATGGATTACTCTTTGTTGTGGCATCTACTCCAACCTGATTTT GCCTTCAACACAGTTCTAACTCTGTCAAATTACAATCGGCCATCTTCGGAGATGTTGTCTCAATCATGCAATATTCGTCCTTACA ATAAACTGGTGCCTGCAATAGTTCCAA GACCTAGCAGAGACACTCTCTCTTCCTCTGAGGTAGCG GATGGGGAGGTTCTTGCAGAAACACTACCTTCTCTTCAAGCTCAAGAAAAAGCTGATGATACAACCAATTATATCATTGAAACAGCTATTGAGGATTTTGAATCAATTGAAATTGATCAACAA ATTGACAATATGCCACCAGAAACAGCGCCTTCTGCAGAACAAGATCATCACTTTGAGGATTCTGTCAAAGACTTAAATAATG GTTACAGATTAAGGTGTGAAGTGCTGGAAAGAAATAACGGCCCATGTTTGCCAAAAATTGTGCTACAGGTGACCAATACCTTAGGTTGTTTGGAGATGTTCTCTTATAATTGTTCTTTCATCTTCCGTTTGATCCCCATTTTTTTAATGGGATGA